The bacterium genome includes a window with the following:
- a CDS encoding ABC transporter ATP-binding protein translates to MTDQGGRPSGGDRPATAPLLSIDGLRTMVSTRRESFDVVRGLSLDIYPNEVLCLVGESGCGKSITALSIMRLLPTPPVRVREGTIRFRGEDLLSVSGRRMRSIRADSISMIFQDPLTSLDPVFTVGDVIVEVIRAHRDMTKVEARQLAGDALTKVGLPDPISQLDSYPHQLSGGMRQRVMIAMALVLDPDILIADEPTTALDVTVQAQILDQLVTEQRERSMAMLLITHDLAVVAAVADRVAVMYAGEIVEQAPVDELFEDPRHPYTQGLLRALPKVSTTRRRLDPIPGLVPSLQMMPPGCAFAPRCPHALDRCWTEQPELAADQEGRFFRCFNPQPFAG, encoded by the coding sequence ATGACCGATCAGGGTGGCCGGCCATCCGGCGGTGACCGGCCGGCAACCGCCCCGTTGCTCTCGATCGACGGGCTTCGCACCATGGTCAGCACCAGGAGGGAGTCGTTCGACGTGGTGCGTGGCCTGTCGCTCGACATCTACCCCAACGAGGTGCTCTGCCTGGTGGGCGAGAGCGGCTGTGGTAAGAGCATCACCGCGCTGTCCATCATGCGCCTGCTACCCACCCCGCCGGTGCGGGTCCGCGAAGGGACGATCCGGTTTCGCGGCGAGGATCTGCTGAGCGTGAGCGGCAGGCGGATGCGCAGCATCCGGGCCGATTCCATCTCGATGATCTTCCAGGATCCGCTCACCTCCCTGGACCCGGTGTTCACGGTGGGGGACGTGATCGTCGAGGTCATAAGGGCCCACCGGGACATGACCAAGGTGGAAGCCCGCCAACTGGCCGGGGACGCCCTCACCAAGGTGGGCCTGCCCGATCCGATCTCCCAGCTCGACTCGTACCCCCACCAGCTCTCGGGCGGTATGCGGCAGCGGGTGATGATCGCCATGGCCCTCGTGCTGGACCCCGACATCCTGATCGCCGACGAGCCGACCACCGCGCTCGATGTGACCGTCCAGGCCCAGATCCTCGACCAACTCGTCACGGAGCAGCGGGAGCGCAGCATGGCCATGCTCCTCATCACCCACGACCTGGCGGTGGTGGCCGCGGTGGCCGACCGGGTCGCGGTCATGTACGCCGGCGAGATCGTGGAGCAGGCCCCGGTGGACGAGTTGTTCGAGGACCCGCGCCATCCCTACACCCAGGGCCTGCTCCGGGCATTGCCCAAGGTGAGCACCACCCGCCGGCGCCTGGATCCGATCCCGGGCCTGGTCCCGTCCCTCCAGATGATGCCGCCCGGGTGCGCCTTCGCGCCGCGCTGTCCCCATGCTCTCGACCGGTGCTGGACCGAGCAGCCGGAGCTGGCCGCTGACCAGGAGGGCCGGTTCTTCCGGTGCTTCAACCCTCAGCCGTTCGCCGGTTGA